A genomic stretch from Streptomyces sp. QL37 includes:
- a CDS encoding MCE family protein, with amino-acid sequence MSTALRRPGNRALAGLGALVAAGVCFVLVATTTGLPSFSGIDQLPLPGGADLGDHPYEITAEFGDVLSLAPQSSVKVNDVAVGRVTKISLTPGSWTAKVTMQVNGKIKMPGNAYAHLEQSSLLGEKYVQLSPPADGTAEGSLSDGDRIPLVRTNRNPEVEEVFGALSMLLNGGGVAQLKTITTELNKALAGQEPQIRSMLSRVDTLVTDLDTHKEDITDALDGVNRLATTLATRKQDVGTVLTGLSPGLKVLEKQRGSLLTMLRSLDTLSTVAVDTVNRSKADMIADLKALAPTLTALADSGNDLPDSLQVLLTYPFTDEVLRGVKGDYLNVYLDVTAMPGTQIIPALTPEAPPAAGARQKSGSALPLPLPSVTTSGTEGTR; translated from the coding sequence ATGAGCACCGCCCTGCGCAGACCGGGCAACCGAGCGCTCGCGGGCCTCGGCGCCCTGGTCGCCGCCGGTGTCTGCTTCGTACTCGTCGCCACGACCACCGGCCTGCCGTCGTTCTCGGGCATCGACCAGCTGCCGCTGCCCGGCGGAGCAGATCTCGGTGACCACCCGTACGAGATCACCGCCGAGTTCGGGGACGTCCTCAGCCTCGCCCCGCAGTCCTCCGTCAAGGTCAACGACGTGGCAGTGGGCCGGGTCACCAAGATCTCCCTCACCCCTGGCAGCTGGACCGCCAAGGTCACGATGCAGGTCAACGGGAAGATCAAGATGCCGGGTAACGCCTACGCCCACCTCGAACAGTCCAGCCTCCTCGGCGAGAAGTACGTCCAGCTCTCACCCCCCGCCGACGGCACGGCCGAGGGATCACTGTCCGACGGCGACCGGATCCCGCTCGTCCGCACCAACCGCAACCCCGAGGTCGAAGAGGTCTTCGGCGCCCTGTCCATGCTCCTCAACGGCGGAGGCGTCGCCCAGCTGAAGACCATCACCACCGAGCTCAACAAGGCACTGGCCGGCCAGGAACCACAGATCCGCTCCATGCTGAGCCGCGTCGACACCCTGGTCACCGACCTGGACACCCACAAGGAGGACATCACCGACGCGCTCGACGGAGTCAACCGGCTCGCCACCACGCTCGCCACCCGCAAGCAGGACGTCGGAACCGTCCTCACCGGGCTCAGCCCGGGCCTGAAGGTTCTGGAGAAGCAGCGCGGATCGCTCCTCACCATGCTGCGCTCGCTCGACACGCTCTCCACCGTCGCCGTCGACACGGTCAACAGGAGCAAGGCGGACATGATCGCCGACCTCAAGGCCCTCGCCCCCACCCTCACCGCGCTCGCCGACTCCGGGAACGACCTCCCCGACTCCCTGCAGGTGCTGCTCACCTACCCGTTCACGGACGAGGTGCTGCGCGGGGTCAAGGGCGACTACCTCAACGTCTACCTGGACGTCACCGCCATGCCCGGCACACAGATCATCCCCGCACTCACCCCGGAAGCCCCGCCGGCGGCCGGCGCCCGGCAGAAGTCCGGCTCGGCGCTGCCCCTGCCGCTTCCGTCGGTCACCACATCCGGCACGGAGGGCACTCGCTGA
- a CDS encoding MCE family protein — MRRTRIIGIGAGLAVVAVAAGSGVMARDQEGTTTITAYFDQATGVYPGSDLRILGVKVGTVESVKPRGEEVRITLRLDEGVNVPGDAHAVVVAPSLVSDRYVQLAPAYSGGARLEDGAVLPAANNATPVEVDQLYESITELSTALGPDGANADGAFSELLKTGSDNLKGNGEAIGDSIEQFGKATKTLDKSSGNLFDTLSYLQTFTTMLKEKDGDVRTAEQQLNSVTGFLADDKENLSAALKELGTALGQVKSFIQKNRGTLKKNVDLLVPLTQTLVDQRASLAESLDTLPLAAGNVLNAYDPANRTLNGRTNLNELSMGGPLVEPETGTASLEGLAPVDATRQKALPVLPLPAVGTVYGTPADADTAKKKTGTGEKKEADR; from the coding sequence ATGAGACGCACCCGCATCATCGGCATCGGAGCAGGGCTCGCCGTCGTGGCCGTGGCCGCCGGCTCGGGCGTGATGGCCAGGGACCAGGAGGGCACGACCACCATCACCGCCTACTTCGACCAGGCCACCGGGGTGTACCCCGGATCGGACCTGCGGATCCTCGGGGTGAAGGTGGGCACCGTCGAATCGGTGAAACCGCGCGGCGAGGAGGTCCGGATCACCCTGCGGCTGGACGAGGGCGTCAACGTCCCCGGCGACGCACACGCCGTCGTCGTCGCCCCCAGCCTGGTCTCCGACCGGTACGTCCAGCTGGCCCCGGCCTACAGCGGGGGAGCGCGGCTGGAGGACGGCGCCGTCCTGCCCGCCGCGAACAACGCCACACCCGTCGAGGTCGACCAGCTCTACGAGTCGATCACCGAGCTCTCCACGGCACTCGGCCCCGACGGTGCGAACGCCGACGGAGCGTTCTCCGAACTCCTGAAGACCGGCTCCGACAACCTCAAGGGCAACGGGGAGGCCATCGGGGACTCCATCGAACAGTTCGGCAAGGCGACGAAGACGCTCGACAAGAGCAGCGGCAACCTCTTCGACACGCTGTCCTACCTGCAGACCTTCACCACCATGCTGAAGGAGAAGGACGGCGATGTGCGGACCGCGGAGCAGCAGCTCAACTCCGTCACCGGCTTCCTCGCCGACGACAAGGAGAACCTCAGCGCCGCACTGAAGGAGCTCGGCACCGCACTCGGCCAGGTCAAGAGCTTCATCCAGAAGAACCGCGGCACCCTCAAGAAGAACGTGGACCTCCTGGTGCCGCTCACCCAGACCCTGGTCGACCAGCGCGCCTCGCTCGCCGAGTCGCTCGACACGCTGCCGCTCGCGGCCGGCAACGTGCTCAACGCCTACGACCCGGCCAACCGCACCCTCAACGGGCGTACGAACCTCAACGAGCTGTCCATGGGCGGCCCCCTCGTCGAACCCGAGACGGGAACCGCGAGCCTCGAAGGGCTGGCCCCGGTGGACGCCACGCGGCAGAAGGCCCTGCCCGTCCTGCCGCTGCCCGCCGTCGGCACCGTCTACGGCACCCCGGCGGACGCGGACACCGCGAAGAAGAAGACCGGTACGGGCGAGAAGAAGGAGGCGGACCGATGA
- a CDS encoding MCE family protein, with amino-acid sequence MRIKPVGERSPVAIGVIGLVVLALLGLAAYRADALPFIGGGTAYSADFTESAGLDAGDEVRIAGVKVGEVTGVSLDGAKVKVDFKVKDAWIGNSSTVGIAIKTLLGEKYLAVDPLGDAPQDPDSRITSSRTTSPYDVTQAFNGLGETIEEIDTAQLARSFETISDTFKDSPPDVRSAAQGLSALSKTVSERDAQLATLLKGSKQLTKTLATKKSSFETLLEDGNLLLGEIQARRDSIHLLLTGTRDLGTQLTGLVTDNNKQLQPTLDSLGRVTTVLVKNRKSLDEVLSMAGTYNRLVGNTLGNGRWFDNYVCGVVPKNYLPKDTPPTNDCMPPKQGGR; translated from the coding sequence ATGAGGATCAAGCCCGTGGGAGAACGCAGCCCCGTCGCCATCGGCGTCATCGGACTCGTCGTCCTGGCCCTCCTCGGCCTCGCCGCCTACCGCGCCGACGCCCTGCCCTTCATCGGCGGCGGCACCGCCTACAGCGCCGACTTCACCGAGTCCGCCGGGCTGGACGCCGGCGACGAGGTGCGGATCGCCGGTGTGAAGGTCGGGGAGGTCACCGGCGTCTCGCTCGACGGCGCCAAGGTGAAGGTCGACTTCAAGGTGAAGGACGCCTGGATCGGCAACTCCTCCACCGTCGGCATCGCCATCAAGACCCTCCTGGGCGAGAAGTACCTCGCCGTCGACCCGCTCGGCGACGCCCCGCAGGACCCGGACTCCCGCATCACGTCGAGCCGCACGACCTCCCCGTACGACGTCACCCAGGCGTTCAACGGACTCGGGGAGACCATCGAGGAGATCGACACCGCGCAGCTCGCCCGGAGCTTCGAGACGATCTCGGACACCTTCAAGGACTCGCCGCCCGATGTACGCAGCGCCGCGCAAGGGCTCTCCGCACTGTCGAAGACGGTCTCCGAACGCGACGCGCAGCTCGCCACCCTCCTCAAGGGCAGCAAGCAGCTCACCAAGACGCTCGCCACCAAGAAGAGCAGCTTCGAGACCCTGCTGGAGGACGGCAACCTGCTCCTCGGCGAGATCCAGGCCCGCCGCGACTCCATCCACCTGCTGCTGACCGGCACCCGTGACCTCGGCACGCAGCTCACCGGTCTCGTCACCGACAACAACAAGCAGTTGCAGCCCACACTCGACTCGCTCGGCCGGGTCACCACCGTGCTGGTGAAGAACCGCAAGAGCCTCGACGAGGTGCTCTCCATGGCCGGCACCTACAACCGGCTCGTCGGCAACACCCTCGGCAACGGCCGCTGGTTCGACAACTACGTCTGCGGGGTCGTCCCGAAGAACTACCTGCCGAAGGACACACCCCCGACGAACGACTGCATGCCGCCGAAGCAGGGGGGCCGCTGA
- a CDS encoding MCE family protein produces MKRRSLAGPLAKSLVFVVVTALATTVLALSIANTGVGDTTSYKARFTDATGLVVGDSVRIAGVKVGQVESIRVADRRQAEVGFAVRKGRKLPASVTASIKYLNMVGQRYIDLDQGVGPVGATFGSGATIPLSRTTPALDLTQLFNGFQPLFEGLSPPDVNQLAGSIVQVLQGEGGTVDSILSHVGSLTGTVAAKDKVIGEVIKNLNTVLKTVNDREAGFDDLVVTLEKLVKGFSGDRKPLGDAVTAMGALTTVTADLLQDGRAPLKEDIAQLGRLSGQLDKNAPKIESFLRKTPAKMEAISRLTSYGSWLNLYLCEAKVAGVTTEDGSAPPTGITIGGPRCTG; encoded by the coding sequence GTGAAGCGCCGCTCCCTCGCGGGACCGCTCGCGAAATCCCTCGTCTTCGTCGTGGTGACCGCCCTGGCCACCACCGTCCTGGCCCTGTCCATCGCCAACACCGGCGTCGGCGACACCACCTCGTACAAGGCGAGGTTCACCGACGCCACCGGGCTGGTCGTCGGTGACAGCGTCAGGATCGCCGGCGTCAAGGTCGGGCAGGTCGAGTCCATCCGGGTCGCCGACCGACGGCAGGCCGAGGTCGGCTTCGCCGTGCGCAAGGGCCGCAAGCTGCCCGCCTCCGTCACCGCGTCGATCAAGTACCTCAACATGGTCGGACAGCGTTACATCGACCTCGACCAGGGCGTCGGGCCCGTGGGGGCGACCTTCGGGTCCGGGGCGACGATCCCGCTCTCGCGGACCACCCCCGCCCTCGACCTCACCCAGCTCTTCAACGGCTTCCAGCCCCTCTTCGAAGGGCTCTCCCCGCCGGACGTCAACCAGCTCGCCGGGTCCATCGTGCAGGTCCTCCAGGGCGAGGGCGGCACCGTCGACAGCATCCTCTCCCACGTCGGATCGCTGACCGGCACCGTCGCGGCCAAGGACAAGGTGATCGGTGAGGTGATCAAGAACCTCAACACGGTTCTCAAGACCGTCAACGACCGTGAGGCAGGATTCGACGACCTCGTCGTCACCCTCGAGAAACTCGTCAAGGGCTTCTCCGGCGACCGCAAGCCGCTCGGCGACGCGGTCACCGCGATGGGTGCGCTCACCACCGTCACCGCGGACCTCCTCCAGGACGGCCGTGCGCCCCTGAAGGAGGACATCGCGCAGCTCGGGAGACTCAGCGGACAGCTCGACAAGAACGCGCCGAAGATCGAGAGCTTCCTGCGGAAGACACCCGCCAAGATGGAGGCGATCTCCCGCCTGACCTCCTACGGATCGTGGCTCAACCTCTACCTCTGCGAGGCGAAGGTCGCCGGTGTGACGACCGAGGACGGCAGCGCCCCGCCCACCGGCATCACGATCGGCGGACCGAGGTGCACCGGATGA